A DNA window from Aquarana catesbeiana isolate 2022-GZ linkage group LG01, ASM4218655v1, whole genome shotgun sequence contains the following coding sequences:
- the LOC141124048 gene encoding claudin-22-like, with translation MDLNCRTKLQYGALFFTLLGCVLTCVSTFVPLWRNLNLDLNEMEIWNAGLWQTCVIQDEGPMECKDFESFLALPFELRMARILMFLSDGLGIIGLIVSCFCLDCLKINEKHTKKYLALFGGALFWVSGIAALVPVSWIAYNTVQEFWDETIPEIVPRWEFGEAMFMCWFGSFFLMFGGSLLFCSVYPVTKQTTIRDQNKNMDTGLFYEPSTLQNRCPDLII, from the coding sequence ATGGATCTGAATTGCAGGACAAAGCTACAgtatggggcattgttttttacaTTGTTGGGGTGTGTGCTTACCTGTGTTAGCACTTTTGTGCCTCTCTGGAGGAATCTGAACTTAGATCTGAATGAAATGGAAATTTGGAATGCAGGACTGTGGCAAACGTGTGTTATCCAAGATGAAGGTCCAATGGAGTGCAAGGACTTTGAATCGTTTCTGGCATTGCCATTTGAGCTCAGGATGGCAAGAATTCTGATGTTCCTCTCAGATGGACTGGGGATCATTGGCCTCATTGTGTCTTGCTTTTGTTTGGACTGCCTGAAGATTAACGAAAAGCACACAAAGAAGTACCTTGCACTTTTTGGAGGAGCACTATTCTGGGTGTCTGGTATTGCTGCTCTGGTGCCAGTTTCTTGGATAGCCTATAATACTGTCCAGGAATTTTGGGATGAGACAATCCCTGAAATTGTGCCCAGGTGGGAGTTCGGAGAGGCCATGTTTATGTGCTGGTTTGGCTCTTTCTTCCTCATGTTTGGGGGCTCATTGCTGTTTTGTTCAGTGTACCCTGTGACCAAACAAACAACTATAAGGGACCAGAATAAAAACATGGACACTGGGCTATTTTATGAGCCTTCAACACTACAAAACAGATGTCCAGATCTTATCATTTAA